The nucleotide sequence GGCATTGCAGAGAAACTGAAAAGCAATGGTCGGACTTTGCGGATTCCGTAGAAAATTGCGCCGCAAAACAGACTGGAAACTTCCTCACGCTTCGTTTATGCTCTCTCTCCCTTCGCGGGTCGTGGCGCGCGGAAGGGGTTTCTGGTGAACGCTACAGTCAGTCCAACCTTGTGGTTACGATTCAATGCCGAATACAGACAGTGCCAGACGCGCTCTTCGAAAAATGCAAACCCGTCGGTTGAAGAACCGAAATGACCGTTCCGCTCTGCGAACGTCGGTCAAGAAGGTTCGCACCGCCGCTGCTGCGGTCACAACCGGCGCTGTCAAAGTCGAAGATGCACAGGCTGTGCTGAAACTCGCGATCAAGAAGCTGGATCAATCGGCTGCCAAGCACCTGATCCACCCCAACAAGGCCTCACGCGATAAGTCACGTCTGACCCGCTTGATCAACAAGTTGTCTGCTCCTGCATCCAACTAGTTTTGATCCCGGCAGCCTCTTAATGGCGGCCTGTGGTGTCAGTGACTGAAAATACCGAAACCAGCCTCATTCGTGAGAGCTGGTTTTTCGCTTTTGATGTCACCAGACTTGATGGTCGCTGTCGCTCAGCAACAAATCGAGCCCGGCTCCTGCGTCGCGGTCGCGACCAACATCCCGGACACGTCGCGGGAAATCCCCTGCATGACAGTCTTGAGCCGGGTTTCCCGTCCGCTCGAGCGAAGGGTGAATTGAACACCGCGTCGACTTTCGCACTCGCTCGTGGTGTTGAGAGCGGGGCGGAAGTTGGTTGGCCCGCACCTGTGGAATATCTCTTGCGGCCGCTTTCAGCCCGGTCCCCGCGATGATGCGTCATCCGGGGCTTCCCTTGCGCTGCACCGAGCGGTTCGTGCGAGGTGTTCAGAGCTTGTAGGAGAGGATCCAGAGCAGGACAAAGACCGCTCCCATGAACCCCAGGATCTGCAGGAAGAGCCACGTTGCACGACGCAGGATGCGGTCCGGCAATTCGAACCGGCTCGTGCTGTAGACCAGGCTGATCACCATCGCCAGCGGAACCAGATACCAGGTCACGTTGGTCGATTGAGCCAAAAGTAGTGTGGTCAGTGTCATTGAACAGTTTACTCAAGCGGTGGGCGTGGGATTGGTGGCGGGAACAGGAGCGGGTGGACTGGTGGGGTCCTTTTCCGGTTCGTTCTTCGTCCAGGTTTCGTCACCAAAGCCATAAGCGGGTCCCTGAACGCAATCCCAGATGGCCAGTATGTTCAACAGACCTGCAATCCAGGTGAAGACCAGAGCCAGTTCGTGCTGCTTGCCCAGCCGTCCCGTTACTTCCTGTAACTGGTCCGGGTCGGGGGGGACGCCGTAGGAGTTCACGAGCGAGCGTGGAATAAAACCGGTGATCATCGTCCCTGGACTCGATCCGTCCTCTGTCGCGGCAGCGACGTTGCATTTCAGCGTTCTGCGAAAACCAGCCCCAATCGGGGGATCCAGGTAGAAGCTTCCTTCCAGCGGTAGTTCAATGGGTTTGCCATTCAGTGTTCCAGTGAAGACGCCCGCCGTTTCCGCCCCGTACTCTCCTTTGGTCGGTTCCAGCTTCACGGTCCCCACGAGAGGACCTTCCACTTTTTCGCTGGTCATGTTGATCAGGTGACCCGAGAATTTCGCGGAGAGGGGACGTTCCAGCTGGCGGACCGCATGGTTGTCCTTGGCCATTCGTCTTGTCTGCCACAAAGCCGGATACGAGACGGCCCCTGCTCCCAACTGAGCAGCATAGTGCAGCGTGATCTGACGTGTGGCACCCCGTTCCGGAAGGTTGTAGACGACGATTCCCTCGCCCAGCACAACGCCCCACAGGAACAGGCCCAGGATTCCGAAGAGATAAATCAGACCCTTGATCGTCCGACCCTGGTAGAGATGTCCCAATCCCGGGATCAGAACCGCCAGAACGAGCGACGCGAAGACGTTATGTTCTTCCCAGGGTTTGCGACGTTCGTCTTGAGATACAGTCGACATGCGGTGACTTTCGAGGCGAATCAGTGGATACACCGCACGACACGGCACAAGAAGGAATCTCGAGGAGGGCCAGGAGGGAAATCCTGATCCTCTGCGGCCCCGCAAAGGGAGTACGATTGTAGCACAGCACTGACTTCACAGACTAGAGAAGTCTAACAGACCGCCCAGCGCAAATCTTCCCGGTCTCAGGGGAGGGTCCCTGCCCCGCTGCGACATTGGCCCGTCAGCGCAAATTACCTCTTCGGCTCCTCTTCCCCATCGCACTCAGCAAGTCAGGACACGTTCGTTGTTTCACGCGTGGAAGGGGTACGTCCCGGGCCGCTTCGCCGCTGAGCCTACTCGACCGGCTTTGTTGAGTTCTTGAAGATCAGCAGCCCTGCACTGGCGGCCGCAGCATTGCCACCTGAGGATCCATTCGAGGGCTGTCCTCCCGTGATGTTGAACATGCTGGAGGCGCTGAATCCGGTCGCGGCCGCAGGAGCCGTGGAGGGGGATGGAATGGGTGAAGGGGCTCGTCCTGGCTGAGGCTGGCTTGGTGGGACCGCCGGAGTGAAAAGCGCTGGTGTCGCTTTGTTCTCGGCTTTCTTTTCTGCCAGCAACTTCGGCGACGGTGGAACGACATCCGGATCTTCGTCAAACGTCTGAGCCACGTTGACGGGGATCCCCTTGGCAGGTGGACGGGAGGCGATCGCCTTGTCGGTATTCCACCCGGGGACACGCTGACCGGCAAAACTGGCACCGGCGTAGATGGAACCCCGCTGGAACGGGCCTGTACCAAAAATCCAGGTGTCGCGGGCGTCGGCCGTGATGGGCGTGGCGCCAGACTGCCACAGGGCCTGACCGGTCGTCTGGTTGTAAGCAAACACGGCGATCTTTGCGACACCCTTCTGATGAGTCTTCTTTGCAAAGGGAATTTCAGGAATTACCGAAGGAATCCCCGCCGTCAAGGCCCCTGTGGGAAGGCTGGTCTGGGGGATACCGATCAGGACATCCTGGCGGTTCGTTCCTACCGCCCCCGCTCGTGCTTCAACGACGTAAGTCGCTTCGTCCCTCACCGATTTCAGGAACACACCCTCGGCGAGCAGTCGTTGTCGGATGGTACTGACGATGTAGCCCTCATCCGAAACGCCTCTCAGGTACTGCGGGTCGAAGTAAACGTCTTTTCCGCTGAGCTCTGAAAAATCCATCTCGCTGATACAGCGGTCGATCGCGGCCGAGAGCAGAATTTGCTCTGTCCCCGTTCGCAGGGTGTCAGACATTCGCGTCGTGCCACAACCCGTTAACTGAGTCAGGACAAGGAAAAGAAAGAATGTCGCACTGACGCATCGAATCGATGCGCGGGTGCGGAGGGCCCAAACGCAGCGGAAATACCTCAAGCGGAGCATGAATGTTAGCTTGCCAAAA is from Schlesneria sp. DSM 10557 and encodes:
- the rpsT gene encoding 30S ribosomal protein S20 → MKNRNDRSALRTSVKKVRTAAAAVTTGAVKVEDAQAVLKLAIKKLDQSAAKHLIHPNKASRDKSRLTRLINKLSAPASN
- a CDS encoding DUF6677 family protein; this encodes MSTVSQDERRKPWEEHNVFASLVLAVLIPGLGHLYQGRTIKGLIYLFGILGLFLWGVVLGEGIVVYNLPERGATRQITLHYAAQLGAGAVSYPALWQTRRMAKDNHAVRQLERPLSAKFSGHLINMTSEKVEGPLVGTVKLEPTKGEYGAETAGVFTGTLNGKPIELPLEGSFYLDPPIGAGFRRTLKCNVAAATEDGSSPGTMITGFIPRSLVNSYGVPPDPDQLQEVTGRLGKQHELALVFTWIAGLLNILAIWDCVQGPAYGFGDETWTKNEPEKDPTSPPAPVPATNPTPTA
- a CDS encoding DUF6655 family protein; this encodes MSDTLRTGTEQILLSAAIDRCISEMDFSELSGKDVYFDPQYLRGVSDEGYIVSTIRQRLLAEGVFLKSVRDEATYVVEARAGAVGTNRQDVLIGIPQTSLPTGALTAGIPSVIPEIPFAKKTHQKGVAKIAVFAYNQTTGQALWQSGATPITADARDTWIFGTGPFQRGSIYAGASFAGQRVPGWNTDKAIASRPPAKGIPVNVAQTFDEDPDVVPPSPKLLAEKKAENKATPALFTPAVPPSQPQPGRAPSPIPSPSTAPAAATGFSASSMFNITGGQPSNGSSGGNAAAASAGLLIFKNSTKPVE